The Oreochromis aureus strain Israel breed Guangdong linkage group 16, ZZ_aureus, whole genome shotgun sequence genome includes the window GTTTTTGTGTCTTTCTATGGAAAGAGGCAAAGTGATACAGGTcaataaaaaaacagcattgttctaactaataaacacacacaaatgctcATGGATGAATGGCTTCATTAACATACAAACTGCTCTTAAATGCAGGACAAACAGGAGGAAATCCAGAACCTGGAGACAAAAtgcaaagaagagaagaaagcgcgactggaggcactggagaggTACTAACAGTGCTTACGTTACATTGCTGTAAGACTTTAAAGTTTAACTGACTTTCTTATTTTCTCCTCTACTCCTGTCCTCATGTCTTAGCCCTTCCCACTAGAGAAGTATCACAGTTTTGCCTCAAGCCATCACTTTAAAGTGTCAAATGAGAATGTTTAACATCTGCACTATAAATTTTGTTATGCTACTTACAGCACTGCAGGACTTTATAATCTCCAGTGTTGCAGTCCTCATGGTGATCTTTTATATTGATCGATTCTTTTAATTTACAACATGACAAGGTATATCTACCTTTCCTaatcacagtgacagtgaaggcCAGAAGGTTTGATCATCGTAAATAACTGAAACAAGTTATAAATACAATTAGTTTATGGACTCCTTCCTCTGCGATTTGTATATTCCAGTTGTGTGCTTCACCTCTTTTATACACTGAAGGTAAAAATAGTTCTGTGCACCTGTGCATCCTTCATTTTAACTTCTGTAAGCCAGCCTCCTCTCTCTTCTTAACAAACTTTAGGAATTGAGATATCCTTCAACATGGCATACAGAGATTTATTTCCAGAatcacacacagaaagactgaAGCACACATGAGAGAGATGAGAGCGATCTTACACTTGTTCTCGACTTTCAGGTTTGCACGTGAAGTAGAAGCCGTTAACAAAGATGCAAGAGTGAAGTCCCTCCGGTCTGCTCTTGATCAATCTGTGAGAAAGTTCGAGAAGCTAAAAGAGGTGCATTGAAATAGGCAGCCTGCAAAATTTCATGGTCGTCCAAACTGAGGATGAGAACATGTTCCAAATGTTTCATCCTCACAGGATTTCGACGCCTTCAAAGAACACAGTGACAGCCTCCTCACACAGGAAAGGGAGCTGAATAGGAAGCTGCGTCACATGATTGGCTAAACATCTGGTATGTTTTCTAATCaatatgatgttttttttatttattttgaacaaGTATGCATACTTGTGGACAATCTCGAGGGaagggtggaaaaaaaagaagaaaataagccATGGATACAACacaatttactttttatttatttattttttatttaatcttcCAGAGAAATGGAACCACAACAAACATACTTAGCATGACACGTTAGAAGTTCCTCAAATAGAAATTACACTGTACAAATGTTCATCTCAAAACTTTCCGGCCTCAGAGAGATATTGTTTACGCATGTTCCTCAGCCAGTTTCTCAGCCTTTTGGACTACTTCTTCAATGGGGCCCACCATGTAGAAAGCCTGCTCTGGCAAGGCATCATATTCACcttggacagaaaaaaaacccatcagtaACCATTACTATAAAAAGCACACCAAGTTGAtgccatttaaaaaatgtttttatttcagtgctGGACTTTACCTCCTAGAATGCTCTTAAAGCCTTTGATTGTTTCCTTCAGAGGGACCAGCTTGCCCAAATGACCGGTAAAGACTTCAGCTACCTGGAAGGGCTGAGACAGGAAACGCTGGATCTTGCGGGCACGTGCTACAGTTAACTTGTCCTCCTCAGACAATTCATCCATACCGAGGATAGCAATGATGTCCTGTAATGATTTATAGtcctacaaaaaaaataaagaaagaaacagtcatttgtttttgctctttgtATTGATTgtttgttattaataaattgtaATGGCATACAGCTTACCTGAAGAATTTTCTGCACACCACGGGCAACATCGTAGTGTTCAGAACCAACAATATTGGGGTCCATGATGCGGGAAGTTGAATCTAGGGGATCCACAGCGGGATAGATACCAAGCTCGGCGATAGCGCGGGACAGCACGGTTGTCGCATCCAAGTGAGCAAAAGTGGTAGCTGGAGCGGGGTCAGTCAAGTCATCAGCAGGCACATAAATAGCCTGCAATAGAAATCAGTTTAAATAATCCAGAAAAAAAGAGCATGCTGACATGTAATTAGCATTAGCATCCTGGGACTTCTTACTTGTACTGAGGTGATGGAGCCTTTCTTAGTGGTGGTGATTCTCTCCTGCATTGTACCCATATCGGTGGCCAGTGTTGGCTGGTAACCCACGGCAGAAGGGATACGACCCAACAGAGCAGACACCTGAAGCATAATGATATAAATATTAAAGTGAGAAATGACATAACTATTAGGTCTAACAAAActtatgtttttattccatTGCAAACCTCTGATCCAGCCTGGGTAAACCTAAAGATGTTGTCAATAAAGAGGAGCACGTCCTGTCCCTCCTGATCGCGGAAGTATTCTGCAACAGTCAAACCGGTCAGGGCAACTCTCGCACGAGCACCTGGAGGCTCGTTCATCTGACCATACACCAGCGCCACCTGAGAAACATAACACAAGAGTCCCAGGAAACTTAACTGAAAATCCAACAGCAGAGCTAAAAACCCAACTTTTACTGCTACAATACAATGACTACATACGTTTTAACAGCTAACTTGTTAAAGGCTGTCACCTTTGAGGTCGTGTCCTTCAGGTTAATGACACCAGACTCAATCATCTCATGGTACAAGTCATTTCCTTCACGGGTTCTCTCGCCCactccagcaaacacagagtAACCACCG containing:
- the LOC116322964 gene encoding ATP synthase subunit beta, mitochondrial-like, whose product is MLGALGRCCSGALQALKPGFSSLKTIPGRNAALYSSRGYAAPAAQASLANGRIVAVIGAVVDVQFDEGLPPILNALEVAGRESRLVLEVAQHLGENTVRTIAMDGTEGLVRGQKVLDTGAPIRIPVGPETLGRIMNVIGEPIDERGPISTKQTAPIHAEAPEFTDMSVEQEILVTGIKVVDLLAPYAKGGKIGLFGGAGVGKTVLIMELINNVAKAHGGYSVFAGVGERTREGNDLYHEMIESGVINLKDTTSKVALVYGQMNEPPGARARVALTGLTVAEYFRDQEGQDVLLFIDNIFRFTQAGSEVSALLGRIPSAVGYQPTLATDMGTMQERITTTKKGSITSVQAIYVPADDLTDPAPATTFAHLDATTVLSRAIAELGIYPAVDPLDSTSRIMDPNIVGSEHYDVARGVQKILQDYKSLQDIIAILGMDELSEEDKLTVARARKIQRFLSQPFQVAEVFTGHLGKLVPLKETIKGFKSILGGEYDALPEQAFYMVGPIEEVVQKAEKLAEEHA